One Pullulanibacillus sp. KACC 23026 DNA segment encodes these proteins:
- a CDS encoding GNAT family N-acetyltransferase has translation MITYRTYQSGDETSIVSLWNTCLETDPINLKRFRRLILLDANFDPEGLQVALDGEQLVGALYGLCRKLPMYETDLEEENGWITFFFVSPDYWRQGIATTLLEKAVQFFKKQNRKTIFFSSYAPNYIVPGIDKEHYPEAALFLENQGFTTVYPCVAMDRNLVDFKMSDEVKRLLREREKEGYVFRKAKDGDLYKVIQFANEVFNPDWGRAIREGIPQGLPLERIWVIYNHDRLVGFCLHGGYEGVPDRFGPFGVDPDEQGKKLGKILLNLCLYSMKAEGLHGAWFLWTGETSPAGHLYKKTGFEVTRKFYVVKKLL, from the coding sequence ATGATTACCTACAGAACCTACCAATCGGGTGATGAAACTAGTATTGTATCTCTTTGGAATACTTGCTTAGAAACCGATCCTATTAATTTAAAACGATTCAGGCGATTAATCTTACTTGATGCTAACTTTGATCCAGAGGGACTACAGGTTGCGTTGGACGGGGAGCAGCTAGTTGGAGCGCTCTATGGGCTCTGCCGGAAGCTTCCCATGTATGAAACGGATTTAGAAGAAGAGAATGGTTGGATCACTTTTTTCTTTGTTTCACCGGATTATTGGAGACAAGGAATTGCGACGACGCTTTTAGAAAAAGCTGTTCAGTTTTTCAAAAAGCAAAATAGAAAGACCATCTTCTTCTCCTCCTACGCTCCGAATTATATAGTTCCTGGCATTGATAAAGAACATTATCCGGAAGCTGCTTTATTTTTAGAAAATCAAGGCTTTACAACGGTGTATCCATGTGTTGCGATGGATCGGAATCTTGTCGATTTTAAAATGTCGGATGAGGTGAAACGTCTTTTAAGAGAACGTGAGAAAGAAGGTTATGTCTTTCGAAAGGCGAAGGATGGAGATCTATACAAAGTCATCCAATTTGCTAATGAGGTGTTCAATCCAGATTGGGGAAGAGCAATTCGAGAAGGGATTCCTCAAGGTCTACCACTTGAGCGAATTTGGGTGATATACAATCATGATAGATTAGTCGGATTCTGTCTTCACGGAGGCTATGAAGGGGTTCCAGATCGGTTTGGGCCATTCGGCGTCGATCCTGATGAACAGGGGAAAAAGCTCGGGAAAATTCTTTTGAATCTTTGTCTCTATTCTATGAAAGCAGAAGGCCTTCACGGGGCCTGGTTCTTATGGACAGGTGAAACAAGTCCAGCGGGTCATCTCTATAAGAAAACAGGATTTGAAGTGACGCGTAAATTTTATGTGGTGAAAAAATTACTGTAA
- the anmK gene encoding anhydro-N-acetylmuramic acid kinase AnmK has translation MSGTSLDGVDAALVKIEEEEDSLKAKLIEFYQADMPSHLKEEIKRSMDPQTSRIDLLCSLNFKLGYWFAEAVKKVCEAANFPIEELDLVGSHGQTLYHIPKSEGNLSRSTLQLGEPSIIAYETGALVLSNFRPMDMAAGGEGAPLVPYTDYLLFRSEKYRALQNIGGISNVTVLPAFASIDDVSGSDTGPGNMIIDELCVRLLGVPFDNEGRVAAKGKVHSDLLEELLQHPFLKRKPPKSTGREDFGEAFVDQLLAKWNQRLGNNDLIATATQFTASSIAHFYENYLFPYHPIQEVIISGGGASNHTLVRMIQELLPNCRVLVQEDLGFCSQAKEAIAFAVLAYETYHKRCGNIPKATGAKERVILGQITYPPHGI, from the coding sequence ATGTCAGGTACGTCTCTGGATGGAGTCGATGCAGCGCTTGTTAAGATAGAAGAAGAGGAGGATTCCCTCAAGGCTAAATTGATTGAGTTTTATCAAGCGGATATGCCGTCCCATTTAAAAGAAGAAATTAAAAGGTCAATGGACCCACAGACGTCTCGAATAGATTTGCTTTGCAGCTTAAACTTCAAGTTAGGTTATTGGTTTGCGGAAGCGGTGAAGAAGGTTTGTGAGGCGGCTAATTTTCCTATTGAAGAGCTTGACTTAGTTGGGTCTCATGGGCAGACTCTTTATCATATTCCAAAATCTGAAGGGAATCTTAGCAGGTCAACGCTTCAGTTAGGGGAGCCATCCATCATTGCTTATGAAACAGGCGCTTTAGTCCTATCGAATTTTCGTCCTATGGATATGGCAGCAGGAGGGGAAGGAGCTCCTTTAGTCCCTTATACCGATTATCTCTTATTCCGATCAGAGAAGTATCGTGCTCTTCAAAACATAGGCGGGATTAGCAATGTTACTGTTCTTCCTGCTTTTGCTTCAATTGATGATGTGTCAGGGTCTGATACCGGTCCAGGCAATATGATTATTGATGAACTTTGTGTTCGTTTGCTGGGGGTACCTTTTGATAACGAAGGAAGAGTGGCTGCCAAGGGAAAGGTTCATTCTGATTTACTTGAAGAGCTTTTACAGCATCCGTTTTTAAAAAGAAAGCCGCCAAAATCTACTGGAAGAGAGGACTTTGGTGAAGCATTTGTTGATCAACTGCTTGCAAAATGGAACCAAAGATTAGGTAACAATGATTTAATTGCAACGGCCACACAGTTTACCGCATCATCCATTGCCCATTTTTATGAGAACTATCTATTTCCATATCATCCAATTCAAGAGGTTATTATTAGTGGTGGTGGCGCCTCTAATCATACTTTGGTAAGGATGATACAGGAGCTACTTCCTAATTGTCGCGTTTTAGTACAGGAAGATCTTGGCTTCTGTTCTCAAGCCAAAGAAGCGATTGCTTTTGCTGTACTTGCTTATGAAACTTACCATAAGCGCTGCGGCAATATACCAAAAGCAACAGGAGCCAAAGAACGGGTCATTCTTGGCCAAATCACTTATCCGCCTCATGGAATATGA
- a CDS encoding BadF/BadG/BcrA/BcrD ATPase family protein yields MAKSLIRLMEYEKGEIPIHSQFIAIDGGGTKTDIVWFDETGHLLNRVIGKPSNLNSASRSEVKNHLRELFQKLVEEKTDFSNIKHVFGGFAGASHPKVQKELRSILSELLPRSLDLTINHDGINALWSGTHGQPGLVLLAGTGSLVFGVNDSRESFRVGGWGYLIGDEGSGYDMGRMAASSVMKAFDGRGSQTLLTSLILEYYDLAEETELIPLIYGHGKDALAQLAFLVGEAARSGDSVALEIFEKAINRLVGLIKAGLNKYESPPSEIFFVGGLKHLGDIFLGPLQDHIRQLSTDLLLSFPEAAPVYGAAVECLRLVGMAPPTALRKALAN; encoded by the coding sequence TTGGCCAAATCACTTATCCGCCTCATGGAATATGAGAAAGGAGAAATTCCAATTCATTCACAATTTATAGCCATTGATGGAGGCGGGACGAAAACCGATATAGTCTGGTTTGACGAAACCGGGCATCTATTAAATCGTGTAATAGGTAAGCCTTCGAACTTAAATAGCGCATCAAGGTCAGAGGTTAAAAATCATTTGCGAGAATTATTTCAAAAACTAGTGGAAGAGAAGACTGATTTCTCAAACATTAAACATGTTTTTGGAGGATTTGCCGGGGCGAGCCATCCCAAGGTGCAAAAAGAATTAAGAAGCATTTTATCCGAGCTTCTTCCTAGAAGTTTAGATTTAACGATTAATCATGATGGGATCAATGCTCTTTGGAGTGGGACACATGGTCAGCCAGGACTTGTTCTCCTAGCAGGAACCGGCTCGCTAGTGTTTGGTGTAAATGATTCTCGGGAGTCATTTCGGGTCGGTGGCTGGGGCTATTTAATAGGAGATGAGGGGAGCGGCTATGATATGGGGAGAATGGCTGCTTCATCTGTAATGAAGGCGTTTGATGGAAGAGGGAGCCAAACCTTATTAACATCTTTAATTTTAGAATATTATGATCTGGCAGAAGAAACGGAATTAATCCCTCTGATTTATGGCCATGGAAAAGATGCTTTGGCCCAATTAGCTTTCCTAGTAGGAGAAGCCGCACGCTCGGGAGATAGTGTGGCTTTAGAGATTTTTGAAAAGGCAATAAATCGTTTGGTTGGTCTTATTAAGGCAGGGCTTAATAAGTATGAGAGCCCGCCATCTGAAATTTTCTTTGTTGGCGGACTAAAGCATTTAGGAGATATCTTCTTAGGTCCGCTTCAAGACCACATCCGTCAACTATCCACCGATCTATTGCTTTCTTTTCCAGAAGCCGCCCCTGTCTACGGTGCTGCTGTTGAATGTCTTCGATTAGTCGGAATGGCCCCCCCAACCGCTTTAAGGAAAGCGTTAGCTAACTGA
- a CDS encoding aldo/keto reductase, producing the protein MNKVQMKKDKIPPIALGTWSWGSGVNGGDAVFGNSLSEKELKPVYVAAMQAGFNLWDTAAVYGMGASETILGSFIKEQGASQVILSTKFTPGFSEDVEGSLNDSLNRLGVDHTDIYWIHSPKDVDRWTAELISLMKSGKVKHAGVSNHNLEEIKRAAAILNKEGFELSAVQNHYSLIYRSSEEAGIIDYCNQHGLVFFSYMVLEQGALTDKYSAVNPFKAGTRRGDAFNSEVLRDLTPLIELLKEMGQQHNVDAAAISIAYALAKGTVPIIGVTKTKHIDGAVAAANVSLSEEEIHKLEAAAKATGVEIKGAWEKSMVETD; encoded by the coding sequence ATGAATAAAGTTCAGATGAAAAAGGATAAAATCCCACCGATCGCTTTGGGTACGTGGTCATGGGGAAGCGGAGTCAATGGCGGGGATGCTGTTTTTGGAAACAGTCTTTCTGAAAAAGAATTAAAACCCGTCTATGTGGCAGCTATGCAAGCAGGCTTTAACTTGTGGGATACGGCTGCTGTCTATGGTATGGGGGCTTCTGAAACGATTTTAGGAAGTTTTATTAAAGAACAGGGCGCTAGTCAAGTGATTCTTTCTACCAAGTTTACTCCAGGCTTTAGCGAAGATGTAGAGGGTTCTCTTAACGATAGCCTCAATCGATTAGGTGTGGACCACACAGATATTTATTGGATTCACAGTCCAAAGGATGTAGACAGATGGACAGCAGAACTGATTTCATTGATGAAAAGTGGAAAAGTTAAGCATGCAGGGGTATCAAATCATAATTTAGAGGAAATCAAACGTGCTGCAGCAATCCTTAATAAAGAAGGATTCGAGTTATCAGCCGTCCAAAATCATTACAGTCTAATTTACCGTTCTTCTGAAGAGGCGGGGATCATTGATTATTGCAACCAACATGGCCTTGTCTTTTTCTCTTATATGGTTTTAGAGCAGGGGGCTCTCACGGATAAATATAGTGCAGTCAATCCTTTTAAAGCCGGTACAAGGAGAGGGGACGCATTTAATTCGGAAGTCCTCCGAGACCTCACACCATTAATCGAACTTTTAAAAGAAATGGGTCAACAACATAACGTAGATGCTGCGGCCATATCAATTGCCTATGCCCTAGCGAAGGGGACGGTTCCCATTATTGGTGTGACCAAAACCAAGCATATTGATGGAGCAGTTGCGGCTGCCAATGTGAGCTTATCAGAAGAGGAAATCCATAAGCTCGAAGCCGCTGCAAAAGCAACGGGTGTTGAAATAAAAGGAGCTTGGGAAAAAAGCATGGTTGAAACCGATTGA